Sequence from the Populus nigra chromosome 17, ddPopNigr1.1, whole genome shotgun sequence genome:
tgggccgtggggaatagtcatGATGCACGCAAGCTGGCCTGGACACCCcacgataataataaaaaaaatgttaaactgTACAGATTTTTTAATGAACAAACGATCTCTCTCTTGTTGTTTTGTTAGATTTGCAATGATTTTGTGATGCAGGGCTCCGAGGTAAAATACAAAGAGCTGGTTAGATTAAGAatctattagttttttttgttttaaaaagaaaaaaaagatatatatatatattaaattatttttttctatttttaaataattttaatttaacatttctaaataaaaatattttgaaaataaacgaTACCATTCTAACATGACTAtgcaacaaattaagaatcccAAAGGGTTGCTATAACTACATCGAAATCGGTATAATACAATTCTTAGGGTacgtataaattataaaaatacatacacTGTATATGCAACAAATAAAACGTTGGTTTATCAAGAGATTGAAATCTTCATCTTATCCTAAGAAATCACAATTAATTAGTTCGGAAACAGCTAATTGGATTATCATAATGGCTTgattaagtttatttattaattaatttaaaacaaagaatgGAATTAGGAAATcccttatttatatatatatatatatatatatatatatatatatatatatatatatatatatattttcctttagaGATCATGTTATTGCGTATTAGTAGCAAACGTAATTATTTCCCAGCTCAACTAGCAGAAGGTATTGGTATAAAGGTTACAAAACTTTATACCAAGAATTAAGAACTTGGAGAGATTAATTATAGGCAGGAATAATTAATGATTAACGGTCTATTTTGGAATTATAGTAGAGTTTgtgattcaaaatattttttaattagaaatgtattaaaatgatatatttttttaatttttaaaaattatttttaagattaacactttcaaacaatttaaaaacataaaaaaaataatttttaataaaaataaaataaaaataaaaatttaaaagaaaatgatttgtaACATGTTCTCGAgcaaattttatgatataactATCCaccacatttgtttttttttttaaaacagcaAAAGAGTCCCAACAAATCTTAGAAACATAGGATGGATATTAATTATTGtcttatagtaaaaaaatttttgtaaatgatttctaattgaattattaaatttttaaaatataaagcactggaaaacatgtttattaaaaattaatcaatcgcAATCATAATTATCGTACAAGGAATGGTATTGGTTAATCAAATTAAGAAGAGTTTTATTTGAACCATTTAGATGGTGGCCAAGTGATAAGAacttgggaccaagaggtttgttccctctgtggtctcaggttcgagccctgtggttgttcatatgatggctactagaggtttacatagtcgttaacttcagggcccgtggaattagtcgaggtgcgcgcaagctgatctggacacccatgttaaactaaaaaaaaaagaaaaggttttatttgctaaataaatgaattaatcaGCAAGTCGATGCTTATCCATTGTGTGTGGAAACAAAGCATGTCCGACTTAAAGCAACAGGGAAAGATCCCGTATGGTGGCAGTGGAAGCAGGAAGAAAGAGTCACGGCAGTTGTTAGGCTACATATTATGGCACTATTCATGACAAGGCTTCTTCTCTCATTGGTCTATAAAGTCAAAGAAATGACAAAATTATTTGGCAGAGACGTTCCTCACTCAACTACATAGCATTTCGCACGCACGCCctgaaaaaaactatattatagtTATTTAATCCGAGCTTGGTTGGTCCACTGGATGAATAAATCCATATGATCGGAAActgatttaaattgattttgaaattaacaTAGTTAAATGCAGAAGATTTAGTAATTAATTTACAATCCGGTTGACTCGGCTTGAACACCCgattagtaattaattaatttataaattttatgccACTTTGAGTGGTTAAAGTGTTCAAGTAAATTAAGGGTTACTTAGCCAATTATATCCCACtacaaagtaattaaaataatgagatgaTGAAACGAATtccataaagaaaatataattatagagCTAAATTAAGTAATTAATGATCAGTGCCACGCAAATCTTTGTGTGTTTAGAtgtgattttcattttaatttaatgattatcCAATACACGTGTTGTTAGAACGCAATGCATGAAAGGACAAAAGCTTAAAACATCGAGAAATTTACATGAAGTTTCGTCCATCTTTGAAATGTTAAGTGCCAATAAAATGCAAAGAAGTGTTCATAAAAACGTTCAATTAAATGATGAGTCGTCCATttcaatatttatcaatttacaatccataatttttttttaatttaatgatattattaaactctatatatttataaattcatgATATTAAACACTGATCGACAAATCAACTCGGCTCCACTAATCTATTTTCTAGCTTAGAccaggttaaaattttattttaattttatttactttcaagTTAACCGTGACTCAACCAAAATGAACACTGATCGATAAATCAACTCGTGACtccattaatctattttctAGCTTAGAtcaggttaaaattttattttaattttatttactttcaagTTAATCCTGACCCAaccaaaatgattatttttttaaaaaacaatttcattttaattttattaaaaataattattttattaatttaggaCAATTCACTCTAGTTATAACCAAAGTTTTATGTCAAGCTTAATAACTATGACTAGTAAGATTTTGAGCTACGACAAGCAAGAACAGGCAAACTCCTCAAATTTATAATGAAAGGTAATCTTGTTGTAAAAATACTACTTCCCTGTCTTAGTAACTATTTACTATTAACATCATcaattgttatatataaaaaaagaaagttgatgGACCGTAATttcttctttaatatttaagtgGGGTCGATTGGTAATTTAGAAAGCATTTGACATTCTCCAATATCTGAGAAAACAGAGaggaaatatttctttttacagACAGGAAGATGGTAAAAACACGTAGTCTCATTCCACCGTAATAAATTAACTCATCAAAGTAATTAATAATGTAGCTTATATATATCAGACCCCAGAAGAAATTTACTGTATATTTGCTTGTCTTTTCCTGGCAGGAAAATATTTTGATGACTCCAAGGCTCGTGGAAGAGGTCTAATTTGTTTGAATAAATTAACCccaagaaatttaatttataaacactaaaaacaatGCACAAGTAGGCGTTTGAAGGATCGTATGAAATCACCTTTCCCCTTGTGGGCTGTTGCTTCACATATTGAACCAATTGTAATGCCTTCTGTATGTATTCATTATTCAATAGTAAGTTAGTAGTTATTTTACCCATTTATTGTGCGGGTTgggtaattgtttttaataaaaaataaatacacaaaattttcaaatatgttttttttaattttatttataaataaaaaaatctatacataaatttaattacatatatTAAGAACTACATGtatcaataaatacaaaaaataaagtgttgATGCCTTAATTTAACTCGTTTCACTGgagattaaataatttttttataatacaaaaaaaattaatgtattaatattattagtaaaaatactttaaaaaaacaatcaatggaATACTCCCGAATACCTATAAACCCCATTCAAAGACATGGATATTCTGCATTATTTACTCCATTACGTACCTTGTTTTCTTCCAAGAGAATAGATTAAATCGTACACATCTAGGTGGGATGAATTAAGGAAAAGGCTAGGAAATGGTGCCCCATTGGAAatattagtgtgtgtgtgtgtatacgTGCAAGACAAAGTAATTATAGTGTAAGGTAATTACTtcgaaatttaaattattaattaacctaATCTCTTGGATTAAAATAGAAGTATCTAAATAAATGGATATGCATGAAGAATATAATATGTCTTTAAGAGGCTacaaatacaaagaaaggaAGGCTCGGTTGGTAACTTGATGGGAATAAAACTCTATAGAAAGCCTGTGAGAATGATTGGCAGGaccgtttatttttttaatttaatgttcatTTCCTGCTATCATATTCTATTATGCTAATCTGTCTCTATATTGTTCTCTAATCTTTGTATAAATACCCACTAATCTTGTTCTAAAAAATGATCAGAAGCAGCAACAACAAATTAACTCTTCTTTTCTACCTAACATTTAATTGAACCTttcatcaaaattaatgatgatGCAACCAGAAGTTTTCCAGCCTTCATGGCCATTCTACAGGGTCATAAGCTCAGCTAATCTTGACCAACTTGGTTTCTATGGTACTGACATGGATGCGTATGTTGATGCCTGTCAATTCTCTTCTTCGTTTGCCAACAATGAGGATATCTATGATATTTCCTCAATGTTTCCTACAGTTTTCAATGGTGATCAGTCTGTCCAATCCCCAGTTTCTTCCGATGACGTCCAAGTCAAGGTACCTCGCGTTGAGGATTTTTTGATGGAGGGCTTTGAGCCTAATCTCATCAAGGACATGGAGCTTATATTCTGCGAGAGCGAGGGAAATTCTTCTTCACAGGAGCTATCCAGTGAAGGGGAAAATGTTTGGAGTCCTAGcccttcaataaaatcaagtgaAGCATCCATGGACACCACACCAATTCCACAGTCAACACTTGAATTACCAGGGGAAGAGCTACAGCTTGAAAATCAAGTGAGTCTCTTTCATTTACTCAAGGCTTATGGAGAAGCCATGGATGGAGGACAGAGTGAGCTTGCAGATGTGATCATGAGATGTATGAGTGAGAAAGTTAGCCCTGCTGGTGAAGCCTTGGAGTGTCTCGCCTTTAATCTATGCCAAGATCTTGAGAAGCAAGGGGATTATATAAAACGAGAATCCTGCAGGAATTTTGAGGCAGCTTTCAGGGCATTCTACCAAATTTTCCCATATGGGAGATTTGCTCACTTTGCTGCCAATTCAGCAATCCTTGAAGCTATTCCAGCTGATGCAGAGACAATACACATAGTGGACTTCGATCTTGGGGAAGGCATTCAATGGCCTCCATTGATTGAGGCCTTTGCACACCAACAAAAGGCAGTGAGATTGACAGCAATAAAATGGAAAAAGGATGACTGCAATTGGGCTCCCATGGTCTGGAGTTTCGATGCGGCGAAAAGGAGACTTC
This genomic interval carries:
- the LOC133676555 gene encoding protein NODULATION SIGNALING PATHWAY 2-like, which translates into the protein MMMQPEVFQPSWPFYRVISSANLDQLGFYGTDMDAYVDACQFSSSFANNEDIYDISSMFPTVFNGDQSVQSPVSSDDVQVKVPRVEDFLMEGFEPNLIKDMELIFCESEGNSSSQELSSEGENVWSPSPSIKSSEASMDTTPIPQSTLELPGEELQLENQVSLFHLLKAYGEAMDGGQSELADVIMRCMSEKVSPAGEALECLAFNLCQDLEKQGDYIKRESCRNFEAAFRAFYQIFPYGRFAHFAANSAILEAIPADAETIHIVDFDLGEGIQWPPLIEAFAHQQKAVRLTAIKWKKDDCNWAPMVWSFDAAKRRLLDHARYFGLNLKVEEMGIEDLVNEEKKANKRGGGKEWLIFNSMLRLPHMGRARSRQLVEQFLRVAKALLANSAFCNSSSRGIITFGDGDSCENLKNSSDFGSFFEGHLAHYKALLDSIESKFPVHLTEARMALECLFVAPYISSQDWYQKWVEMKQGCNLELGNGLEGWRVSRVNLEEAREMVGGKQSSYGVKIGGDLGNEMILEWKSTPLVRVSTWRN